A region from the Planctomycetota bacterium genome encodes:
- a CDS encoding phosphoribosyl-AMP cyclohydrolase, with product MPLADQLRFDDKGLIPAIIFDAADHQPLTLCYMNRAALEETLATGLVHVFRRSKGRVMLKGETSGHTQRVVDVFADCEGNSLAIAVEQKVAACHAGYYTCYYRRYNQATDALEAQGKPVFDPGKVY from the coding sequence ATGCCTCTGGCCGATCAGCTTCGCTTCGACGACAAGGGCCTGATACCCGCCATCATCTTCGATGCGGCGGACCATCAGCCCCTGACGCTGTGCTACATGAACCGCGCCGCCCTCGAGGAGACTCTCGCGACGGGCCTCGTCCACGTCTTTCGCCGCTCGAAGGGCCGCGTCATGCTCAAGGGCGAGACCTCGGGCCACACCCAGCGCGTGGTGGACGTGTTTGCCGACTGCGAGGGCAACTCGCTGGCCATCGCCGTGGAACAGAAGGTCGCGGCTTGCCACGCAGGCTACTACACCTGCTACTACCGCCGCTATAACCAGGCCACCGACGCTCTGGAGGCGCAGGGCAAACCCGTGTTCGACCCGGGCAAGGTCTACTAG